Proteins encoded in a region of the Phoenix dactylifera cultivar Barhee BC4 chromosome 3, palm_55x_up_171113_PBpolish2nd_filt_p, whole genome shotgun sequence genome:
- the LOC103709123 gene encoding zinc finger protein VAR3, chloroplastic, whose protein sequence is MGGASKLLMLLSTPFPLIYPRPSALRLARHSRVHIAPLSSVAAASAHRRLVPPAPRPRPGFSVRAAEEVHTQAVAREGYGEPLVSPPNARAGHPWPEWSKLVDYLVARGYSDRRDSVAAGDDDFSFLDHKDLSEEFVKAAEACLAFARDRPDLLRLLPKKDLKVIVENGSPFLFRNGANSTRRLRSFLSGDGANVLESAMAQTVDVMRYLLSYACNHPITFDENDLKARELIEASVRNLLVELVNVSSAGWESSSTESAPKQAPLRREQFSRPLGQNIEMKRGDWICPKCSFMNFARNMRCLECNEERPKRVVTGGEWECPQCDFFNYGRNMSCLRCDCKRPGGTSVSTTVPGAGLGYGRSSNVEQILNRSSTDKSEIERKLAANDEKAERWFSKVSQLDDSSDLSSAIADEDFPEIMPMRKGVNRFVVSTRKTPLERRLANAQHRGNLGNTGSLEGNESQPGGLSGMGSDKTSESSISKTLDRILGRSTSPGTNHQSDAGEINTGAGSRFNSSEFRQSMANQRGDPDYVPFVPLPADMFSKSQNSNNDVQQFPDKEASTKTGQLSESVAESSRNPADSKNDNGSSDASERWSKRVAELNNVTDLSSAVSDNDFPEIMPMRKGENRFVISKKKDRSLTSPQYKRRIALEQANNSNFVPFVPFPPDYFAKKDKQPETSQTVESTLEGAAPPEKVQIVPEKSEEAKTRVSNFGSAGNTSQWPDGQPNVESHSRDLSGKTCNESKADAGYGGATTTSAQLPNNSWKNSKEGWKSEYTQKSALDGGSSTASSPQKSEYSQNSRESWNQGLSGKSLEGSAVKEPDPLDMSEEAKAERWFRRVAQIKDISELSNIPDEDFPEIMPMRKGVNRFVVSKRKTPLERRLTSPQYRRNLPIVSSDPEKDAN, encoded by the exons ATGGGCGGCGCCTCCAAGCTCCTCATGCTCCTCTCCACCCCCTTTCCCCTCATCTACCCCCGTCCCTCTGCCCTCCGCCTCGCACGCCACTCCCGCGTCCACATAGCTCCCCTCTCCTCGgtcgccgccgcctccgcccaCCGCCGCCTCGTCCCCCCCGCCCCCCGCCCCCGGCCTGGATTCTCCGTCAGAGCCGCAGAGGAGGTCCACACCCAGGCCGTTGCCAGGGAGGGCTATGGGGAGCCCCTGGTCTCCCCGCCGAATGCCAGGGCCGGGCACCCGTGGCCGGAGTGGTCGAAGCTGGTGGATTATCTCGTGGCCAGAGGTTATTCCGACCGGAGGGATTCTGTGGCTGCTGGTGATGATGATTTCTCGTTCTTGGACCACAAGGATCTGTCGGAAGAGTTCGTGAAAGCTGCTGAGGCCTGCCTGGCTTTTGCCAGGGATCGGCCCGATTTATTGAG GCTGCTGCCAAAGAAGGATCTTAAGGTTATTGTGGAGAATGGATCGCCGTTCTTATTTAGGAATGGTGCGAATTCAACCAGGCGTTTGAGGTCATTCTTAAGTGGCGATGGAGCCAAT GTATTGGAATCTGCAATGGCACAAACTGTTGATGTCATGAGGTATTTGTTGAGCTACGCGTGCAACCATCCTATTACTTTTGATGAGAACGACCTTAAAGCTAGAGAACTTATTGAAGCATCAGTGCGGAACCTGTTAGTTGAGTTGGTTAATGTGAGCTCAGCTGGTTGGGAATCCAGTTCTACCGAGTCAGCTCCAAAACAAGCACCTCTAAGACGTGAACAGTTTTCAAGGCCTCTTGGTCAaaatattgaaatgaaaaggggTGACTGGATTTGCCCAAA GTGTAGTTTCATGAACTTTGCTCGGAATATGAGATGTCTTGAATGTAATGAGGAGCGGCCAAAGAGGGTTGTGACCGGTGGAGAGTGGGAGTGTCCTCA ATGTGATTTCTTCAATTATGGGAGGAACATGTCATGCTTAAGGTGTGACTGCAAGCGTCCTGGAGGAACCTCAGTAAGTACCACTGTACCAGGGGCTGGTTTGGGTTATGGTAGAAGCTCAAATGTCGAACAGATCCTCAACAGAAGCAGCACTGATAAATCTGAAATTGAGCGCAAGCTGGCTGCCAATGATGAGAAGGCTGAGAGGTGGTTCAGCAAAGTGTCCCAGCTAGATGATTCTTCAGACCTGAGCAGTGCAATAGCTGATGAAGATTTTCCAGAGATTATGCCCATGCGAAAAGGGGTTAATAGATTTGTTGTTAGCACACGTAAGACACCTCTGGAAAGGAGGTTGGCGAATGCTCAACATAGAGGTAATTTGGGTAATACTGGTTCTTTGGAGGGGAATGAATCTCAGCCTGGAGGTTTGAGTGGAATGGGATCTGACAAGACTTCTGAGTCATCAATCAGCAAGACTTTAGACAGGATACTCGGTCGTTCAACATCACCAGGAACAAATCATCAGTCAGATGCTGGAGAGATTAATACTGGAGCTGGAAGTAGATTTAATTCTTCAGAGTTCAGGCAGAGTATGGCAAACCAAAGGGGAGATCCTGATTATGTTCCTTTTGTGCCTTTACCTGCAGATATGTTTAGtaaatctcagaattcaaacaATGATGTCCAACAATTCCCAGATAAGGAAGCTTCCACGAAGACTGGTCAGCTGAGTGAATCTGTAGCTGAGAGCTCTAGAAACCCAGCTGATAGCAAGAACGACAATGGATCATCTGATGCATCTGAAAGATGGTCCAAGAGAGTTGCAGAGCTCAACAATGTCACAGATTTGTCAAGTGCAGTATCTGATAATGACTTCCCTGAGATCATGCCGATGCGCAAAGGTGAGAACCGATTTGTGATCAGCAAAAAGAAAGACCGTTCTTTGACATCACCACAGTACAAGAGACGCATAGCTCTGGAGCAAGCCAATAACTCCAATTTTGTCCCCTTTGTCCCTTTCCCCCCGGATTACTTTGCAAAGAAAGACAAGCAACCAGAAACTTCTCAAACTGTAGAATCTACCTTAGAAGGTGCAGCTCCACCTGAAAAGGTTCAGATTGTCCCTGAGAAGTCGGAAGAAGCTAAGACCAGGGTTTCAAACTTTGGATCTGCTGGAAATACGTCACAGTGGCCTGACGGTCAGCCTAATGTTGAGAGCCATAGCAGAGACTTATCTGGCAAAACTTGTAATGAGAGCAAGGCAGATGCAGGTTATGGTGGGGCTACCACAACTTCAGCTCAGCTCCCAAATAATTCATGGAAGAATAGCAAAGAGGGTTGGAAGAGTGAATATACCCAAAAGAGTGCATTGGATGGTGGCAGCTCTACTGCCAGCTCACCTCAAAAATCTGAGTACTCTCAAAATTCCAGAGAAAGCTGGAACCAGGGTTTGTCTGGGAAGAGTTTGGAAGGATCTGCTGTCAAGGAACCTGATCCTTTGGACATGTCTGAGGAGGCCAAGGCAGAGAGATGGTTTCGTAGGGTTGCTCAGATAAAGGACATATCGGAGCTTAGCAACATTCCTGATGAAGACTTCCCAGAGATAATGCCTATGAGAAAGGGAGTGAACAGATTTGTTGTGAGCAAGAGGAAGACACCATTGGAAAGGAGGTTGACATCTCCTCAGTACAGAAGAAATCTGCCAATTGTTAGTTCTGATCCTGAGAAGGATGCCAACTGA
- the LOC103709100 gene encoding 60S ribosomal protein L24: MVLKTELCRFSGGKIYPGKGIRFVRSDSQVFLFANSKCKRYFHNRLKPAKLTWTAMYRKQHKKDLHAETIKKRRRTTKKPYSRSIVGATLEVIQKRRTEKSEVRDAAREAALREIKERIKKTKDEKKAKKAELMAKTQKIQTKGGSMAKASKGPKLGGGGGKR, encoded by the exons ATGGTTCTGAA GACAGAACTTTGCCGTTTTAGTGGTGGTAAGATATATCCAGGAAAGGGTATCAGATTTGTTCGATCTGACTCCCag gtttttcTTTTTGCCAACTCAAAATGTAAGCGCTACTTCCACAACCGTCTGAAACCTGCGAAGCTTACCTGGACAGCTATGTACAGGAAGCAACACAAGAAG GACCTTCATGCTGAAACTATTAAAAAGAGACGTCGTACAACAAAGAAGCCATATTCCAGATCAATTGTTGGTGCTACCCTGGAAgttattcagaagaggagaacTGAGAAATCTGAGGTTCGCGATGCTGCCAGAGAAGCAGCTCTTCG GGAGATTAAGGAGCGTATAAAGAAGACCAAGGATGAAAAGAAAGCTAAGAAGGCAGAACTGATGGCTAAAACCCAGAAGATCCAGACAAAGGGCGGTAGCATGGCTAAGGCTTCTAAAGGCCCAAAgcttggtggtggtggtgggaagCGATGA